The window CGCAGTCTTCAAAAGGGTCTGGCTGGTCCGGGTCTTCGATCAGGTCAAAAATGTCTTCTTCATTAAGATCAGGCAGTTTTCTCTTAATGGTTTCAATATCGATGAAAGAGACATTTTTGGTCTCTTCAAGCATTTTGTGAAACTCTTCAATGCTTACTCCTAAGGCCTCAGCCACTTCCTCGTCTTCTGCTGGTCGTCCCAGTTGCTGCTCAAGCTCAAGGTAGGCCCTTTCTATCATGGTGGCCTTTTTACGCACTGATCGCGGCACCCAGTCCAGGGAGCGCAGCTCATCAAGCATTGCCCCGCGGATACGAAATTCTGCAAAGGTCTTGAACTGGATATTGCGACTGGGGTCAAAACGGTTGATGGCATCTATGAGTCCCATCACCCCGGCACTAATTAGGTCGTTTATATCAACATTTGGTGGCAGACGCAGGGCAAGTCGTCCAGCTACATACTTTATAAGCGGCGCGTATTTGATAATAAGTTCGTTGCGCGTTTTTAAATCCATTTTTTCCGGAAACTCCTCCCTGAGTTCTTCGGAAACTTCTCTTGACAAGATTTGTTGGGTTTTCATGCACACACCCCCATGATTTTTCGTCCAAAAAATTGAATGCCACCCTCAAACGACGTCCTCTCAAGAGCCGCAAGTTGAAAAACTATTTCTCTTATGGCCTTGCTTGCCGGAGTGTTGGGATAAATTTCAAGCAGGGGCCTCTGAGCTCGAATTGCCTCTGAAACTTTTTGATCAAAGGGAATTCCGCCAAGAAAATTAAGCGAAATGCTGCCAAGAAATCTCTCAATCACCCTTAACAACTGGCGGTATATTTCAAGGGCCTGGGCCTTGTTTTTGACAAAATTAACCACCAAATGAAAACGTTTGATGTGATGCTTCCTGAAAAGGACTTTTATGAGAGCATAGACGTCTGTTAAAGAGGTGGGCTCAGGCGTACAAATAAGCACCCGCTCCTGAGAAGCCAGGTTTAAGTAAAGCACGTTTTCGGAAATTCCTGCAGGGGTATCAAGAAAAACATAATCAAGACCAGCGGTAATACGGTCAAACTCCTCTAAAAGGACTAATTTTTGTGTTTCGGTAAGGTTGGTAAGTTTCACCAGGCCAGAGCTTGCAGGAAGGATTCTGAGCCCCCCCGGGCCACAAACAACTACGTCTTCAATGGCGCAACGACCAGCAAGTACGTCTCCGATATGAAAACGTGGGCTCAATCCAAACAAAACATCAACATTGGCAAGCCCCAAATCGCCATCAAAAAGAAGAACTTTCTTGTGACAACTAAGGGCATACGCCACGTTAGCAGCAAGGGTGGTTTTCCCCACTCCCCCTTTGCCACTTGAAAAGGCAAATACCCTGGGACCTTCAAAACTATTTTTTTCTTTTTCAAGCGGTAACATGCCTTGCCTCCAATTCTAAATTCCGCAAAAGAAGTCCCAATAAACGTTTCGGAGTTAGTCTCTCAAAATCTTCTGGCACCCTATCGCCAGTGGAAATAAAACTCACCGGCGGAAGCCCTGGCAAAAAGAGACTGAATAAAGGCCCCCCTGAAGGAAGCCCCTCCACATGAGTCAAAATAAGAGATGCCACCGGAAGGTTTTTTAACCTTTGCCAAAGGGAAGGAAGAACAAAAGTAATCTCAGGGGCCCTTACCACCAAATGAAAAGAGACTTCTTCATCGTCAGCCAGCAAATCTTTTAAATAATACTCTGAAAAACCAGGACCAAAGGCAGGGGTGTCCACCAAAATAAAATCATAGGAAGCAAGCCTTTGTTTTTCCTTGGCAAATTCTTCCACGCGGGTGAAAAAAAGCGGTAGCTCAAGGAGCCCTGCAAAGCGGCTTATTTGTTCTTTGGCTCCCACCCGAACCGTATCAAGGGAAACCAGGGCAACTTTCTTGCCCGAGGCTGTAAGGCGTGCGGCAAGTTTTACAAGTGTGGTGGTCTTACCAACACCTGCCTGCCCAATAAAAACCATTGTTCGCGAAAGTTCTTTAGGGCCAATTTTTTGGGGC of the Thermodesulfatator atlanticus DSM 21156 genome contains:
- a CDS encoding flagellar biosynthesis protein FlhF; its protein translation is MKVQKFRAKTSVEALAKVKEALGEDAVILATRRVKEGRSWLYEITAAIDLEPPEPEIKPREKEGFSLVLREIESLKEIVLGLEASLKPRGSWAEIFLQQGVPARVIKLLGGNGNASREAFLKNACDRVPQKIGPKELSRTMVFIGQAGVGKTTTLVKLAARLTASGKKVALVSLDTVRVGAKEQISRFAGLLELPLFFTRVEEFAKEKQRLASYDFILVDTPAFGPGFSEYYLKDLLADDEEVSFHLVVRAPEITFVLPSLWQRLKNLPVASLILTHVEGLPSGGPLFSLFLPGLPPVSFISTGDRVPEDFERLTPKRLLGLLLRNLELEARHVTA
- a CDS encoding MinD/ParA family protein yields the protein MLPLEKEKNSFEGPRVFAFSSGKGGVGKTTLAANVAYALSCHKKVLLFDGDLGLANVDVLFGLSPRFHIGDVLAGRCAIEDVVVCGPGGLRILPASSGLVKLTNLTETQKLVLLEEFDRITAGLDYVFLDTPAGISENVLYLNLASQERVLICTPEPTSLTDVYALIKVLFRKHHIKRFHLVVNFVKNKAQALEIYRQLLRVIERFLGSISLNFLGGIPFDQKVSEAIRAQRPLLEIYPNTPASKAIREIVFQLAALERTSFEGGIQFFGRKIMGVCA
- a CDS encoding FliA/WhiG family RNA polymerase sigma factor — translated: MKTQQILSREVSEELREEFPEKMDLKTRNELIIKYAPLIKYVAGRLALRLPPNVDINDLISAGVMGLIDAINRFDPSRNIQFKTFAEFRIRGAMLDELRSLDWVPRSVRKKATMIERAYLELEQQLGRPAEDEEVAEALGVSIEEFHKMLEETKNVSFIDIETIKRKLPDLNEEDIFDLIEDPDQPDPFEDCELKEIRDLLAEAIDDLPEKEKLVLSLYYYEGLTMREIGEILGYTESRISQLHSKAIKRLRAKLKGKIGKDYFEEL